CAGCGCACCACTGGCGCGGCCCAGAAACGATCGCCTTGAGATGGAAAGGTTACGATGCATAAAAGGGTGAATCTCAATCTGTTTAGAACCTGACGCGGTATTCGATACCAAAAAACAGGTCCGTCGATTCTATGGTATTTCTGCCATACGGCGTCAGGAAGTATTGTACGCCAAATCCAAGATCTGCCATACCGTACAATCGTGTTATGCGGAAAGGGTAGAGTGTAAACCCGCCGCCTGCTTTGATGTATCGCTGTCGCGTAGGTATCGGGTTTATTGCTGTGAAGCCAACAACTGGTTCATCGACCGACCAGACTCCGTTTGCGAGTGCTTGAAAAAACAGCATACCGTTCAAAAACATAATGCCAGTGTCTGCTGTGAAAATGAGCTCATTGCCATATGTTGGCTCGAGGTCACGTATGCAGTTGATGTCATTGCCAACATTGCAAGAAACGGCTTTGGAAAATGCATAGAGGGAAGAGCGGTAGCGGTAGCCGGCACTGATTTGGGCATAAGCTGCTGTGGGGTAGAAACTGACGCCGAGGCCAAGGGAGGCCTGTACATCAACCTGCCCCGGGCCGGCGCTGGGTGCAAAATTTCGGGTGTAGCCCAGCGGAATGCTGGTTGCGAGGTTCAGCGCAAGCGAAAGGGCAGATGGGCGTGCACCAAAAAGGGGCAGCAAGGCAAGTCGAACGCCTATTGTGCCTGAGCCCAGAGCAGCTGTTTCATACTTGAAAGCCAAGTCCTGGACAAACGTACGTTTGTAGGGAAGGGACAGCACAACGGTCAGGTTGTTGAAAAGCCCAAGTTCACCATAGAGGTAGAGGCTTTCATCGCGGAAGGCATTGCCAGATACTCCGTTGGCAAAATCAAGGGTGCGTCCGTCAAAAGAGAACTGGTTGGCAGCTGTAATACTGCTTCCTGTAACTTTTAGGAAGTGTTCGCCCCGGGGCATGGTCCAGGCCTGGCCCAATAAAGCTGTTGGAGAGCAGAGTGCTGTAAAGAAGCAGAGGAGGCAGGCAAGGCATAGGGGTGTCTTGCGCACATTCGCACTGGCCCAATTTCTGGGTTTACCAAATAACATAGCTTCTTTGCCGGCCTGCTCTAGCGTTGCTTTGAGATTAGAGGATCCTGTGATTTGGGTATCCGTGATTCAGAATACCCTCTTAGCGATAGCTCAGGTTTGCTGACAAATAGCATACCATAGACCATGCATAATCCCAGAAAAGATAGCAAAAGCGCCCTGATTTCGTAAAGTCTTACGTTTACGGCTTACCAGCTTACAATTTCCCGGACGGCATCAAGGATGTCCTTGTCCTGTGGCAACACCGCGCGTTCGAGCGGATCAGCAAAAGGAATTGGTGAGAAGGCGCCGGCAACCCTGCGTACGGGTGCATCCAGGTCTGCAAAGGCCTTGTCAGCAATGAGGGCGCTGATTTCGGACCCATAGCCGAGGAATTCATGGTCTTCGTACAGGACAAGGGCGCGTCCCGTTTTGCGAACCGTATTGAGTATGGCTTCGGTATCCAGAGGTACCAGGCTTCGGAGGTCAATCACCTCGATTGAAATCCCTTCCTTTGCAACCGTTTTAGCAGCAGCTAACGCTTTGTGCACCATAAAGCCGTACGTGATGATCGATAGATCAGTGCCTTCCCGAACAGTTTTTGCTTTGCCAAACGGAACGAGGTAATCGGCATCAGGCTCAGGGGTGCGCGCCTGTGATGCGCGATACAGCGCTTTGTGCTCCAGGAAGAGGACAGGGTCTTCCATGCGGATGGCCGTTTTTAGTAGGCCTTTTGCGTCTGCAGCATTGGATGGCATAACAACTTTGAGTCCTGGCATGTGGCCAAAAATTGACTCAATGTTTTGTGAGTGGCACAGCCCACCATGGATGTAGCCACCAGACGGTACGCGTACAACAACCGGGCAGCCCCATTCGCCATTGGAGCGGTAGCGGAAAGTAGAAAGCTGGTTGCGGATTTGCTGCATGGCCGGCCAGATGTAGTCTGCAAACTGGATTTCCACCACGGGTTTGTAGCCGGCAGCGCTAAATCCAACAGCAGTACCAATAACTGACGCTTCCGCAAGGGGGGAGTTGAAGCAGCGTTCCTCACCAAATTGGGCAGTCAGGTTGCGGGTGGCGGTGAAAACGCCACCTTTATCGCCGGCAACGTCTTCACCATATACAACAATTTTCTCGTTGCGCTCCATTTCTTCGTGGAGTGCATGGTTGATGGCGTCCACCATAACCACAAGTTCGCCTTCCGGTGTACTCTGTTCGTATTGGAGACCGAGGTCCCCTTCAAAAAATACGTGTTTGGTAGCTGTGCTGGGGTCCGGGTCTGGCTGTGCTTCTGCCCATACCGTATCGTCGTCAACCTGTTGTTTGACAGCCTGACGCATTTCCTTGATTTTTTGCTCATTGAGCAGACCAAACTCGATCAAAGACAGCTCCATGCGGGCAATCGGATCGATTTGTTTGTCTTTTTCCAGTTCTTCAGTTGTACGGTATTTTGCGTGGTTATCTGAAGAGGAGTGCGGCATCAGGCGAACAACGTCTGCCAGTAGCAGGACCGGGCCGTTGCCGGCGCGCATGTGCTCTATGGCAGCTTTGGCAACCGAGGCCGTCTTGAAGAAGTCTGTGCCGTCGACCCGCGCGCGTGCAATGCCTTCGTAGCCGGCGCCAAAATTGTAGGCTGAACCACCAGCGGTCTGCTCACTTACCGGCACCGAGATGGCGTATTTGTTGTCCTGCACAAAAAAGAGCACAGGAGCTTTGATGCGGGTTGCCCAGTTGAGGGCTTCGTGGAAGTCGCCTTGCGACGTTGCACCGTCTCCGCTTGAAACATATACATAATTGTCGTTGTCATCCCGCTGTTGGGCCATGGCAGCGCCAAGCGCGGGGAGATATTGTGCACCTACAGAAGAAGAGGTTGTAAGTATGTTGAGGCTTGTAGAAGAGAAGTGCTCAGCCATTTGCCGGCCTGCCGAGTTGGGGTCAGCTTCTTTGGCAAGGTGGGCAAGTAGCGTATCGCGCGACGTCATGCCGAGCGATAGGCTCATGCAAAGGTCGCGATAATAAGATACAAACCAGTCTTTGCCCGGCTTGGAGAAATACGCAACTGCAGCCTGCGCAGCTTCATGGCCCGCGCAGCCGATGTGGAAAAACCCTTTGCCCTGTTTGAGCAAGTTGATCATCTTTTCGTCCAGCCGGCGAGAAAGCAGCATGGTACGGTAAACCTGTAACAGCGAATCTGCGTCAAAATCAGCAGCAGTCAGCTGTTTTACGGTTAGATCAGTTTTTTTCTTGCCGTTCGTGGGCCGAACAAGTTCGATGTCGATATCAGACTCCTGAATA
This DNA window, taken from Bacteroidota bacterium, encodes the following:
- a CDS encoding dehydrogenase E1 component subunit alpha/beta; this translates as MAKNKRAMELGSSSIQESDIDIELVRPTNGKKKTDLTVKQLTAADFDADSLLQVYRTMLLSRRLDEKMINLLKQGKGFFHIGCAGHEAAQAAVAYFSKPGKDWFVSYYRDLCMSLSLGMTSRDTLLAHLAKEADPNSAGRQMAEHFSSTSLNILTTSSSVGAQYLPALGAAMAQQRDDNDNYVYVSSGDGATSQGDFHEALNWATRIKAPVLFFVQDNKYAISVPVSEQTAGGSAYNFGAGYEGIARARVDGTDFFKTASVAKAAIEHMRAGNGPVLLLADVVRLMPHSSSDNHAKYRTTEELEKDKQIDPIARMELSLIEFGLLNEQKIKEMRQAVKQQVDDDTVWAEAQPDPDPSTATKHVFFEGDLGLQYEQSTPEGELVVMVDAINHALHEEMERNEKIVVYGEDVAGDKGGVFTATRNLTAQFGEERCFNSPLAEASVIGTAVGFSAAGYKPVVEIQFADYIWPAMQQIRNQLSTFRYRSNGEWGCPVVVRVPSGGYIHGGLCHSQNIESIFGHMPGLKVVMPSNAADAKGLLKTAIRMEDPVLFLEHKALYRASQARTPEPDADYLVPFGKAKTVREGTDLSIITYGFMVHKALAAAKTVAKEGISIEVIDLRSLVPLDTEAILNTVRKTGRALVLYEDHEFLGYGSEISALIADKAFADLDAPVRRVAGAFSPIPFADPLERAVLPQDKDILDAVREIVSW